A region of the Aggregicoccus sp. 17bor-14 genome:
GACCTCTTCGAGCGCTTCGCGAAGGACGGCCGGGTGAGCGTGGAGCCCAAGCCCTTCGCGCTGGGCTTTCGCGCCGAGCACCCGCAGGGGCTCATCAACAGCATCCAGTACGGCACCGCGGCGAAGAACCCGAAGCTGCCCCCGGCCGACTACAAGCTCGCGGAGAACCTCGAGGTGGATGGCGAGGTGCGCGGCATCTACTCCTTCTGCATGTGCCCCGGCGGCATCGTGGTGCCCACCCCCACCGAGGAGGGCATGCAGGTGACGAACGGGATGAGCAACTCGCGGCGCAACGCGAAGTTCGCCAACGCCGGCATCGTCGTCTCGGTGAGCGTGGCGGACTACGCGCGCGAGGGCTTCCACGGGCCGCTCGCCGGCATCGAGTTCCAGCGCCACTGGGAGCGCAAGGCGTACGAGCTGGGCGGTGGGCGCTACTTCGCGCCCGCGCAGACGATTCCCGACTACCTCGCGGGGCGCGTGAAGAAGGACCCGGGCGACACGAGCTACCGCCCGGGCCTCGCCCACGTGGACCTCAACCGGCTCTTCCCCGCGCGCATCACCCAGTCCATCAAGGTGGCGCTCAAGGCCTTCGACCGGCGCATGCGCGGCTTCATCTCCGAGGAGGGCAAGCTCATCGGCATCGAGAGCCGCACCAGCACCCCGCTGCGCATCACCCGCGGCGAGGACCTGCACTCCGTCTCGCTGCGCGGGCTCTACCCGTCCGGCGAGGGCTGCGGGTACGCGGGAGGAATCGTCTCGTCCGCCATTGATGGGCTGCGCATCGCTGAGCAGATTGCCACCGAGCTGGGCGGCTAGCGCCCGGCCCACGCCCCATGCCCACTCCCACGTCCTACAGGGTCCGCACTCCCGACGGTGAGCTCGACTTCCCCAGCCTCCTGGACGTGGAGCGCGCCTACGCCGTGGGGCTGGTGGGCCCCGAGGACGAGGTGCGCGAGGAGGGCAGCGAGAAGTGGCGCCGCGCCGCGAGCCTCCCCGCGCTCGCCCGCAGCCGCCCCGCGCCGGCGGCCACCGACGGGGGCTCGCGCAGCCAGCGCGTGCCCATCCTGCTCGCCGTGGGGCTCTCGCTCGTCGCGCTGTGGCTGCTCGTGCGCGGCAGCAACCCGGGCGTGCGCATGCTCGGGGTGGCGCTCGCGCTCGTGGTGGCCGGCCTGCTGATGCGTGTCACCTCGCGCACCTTCTCCCGCGGCAAGCGCCTGCTCTAGCGCTCCCCTGCCCGCCTGCCCTGGGAACCGGCACGGCGGACGAGGTGGGTGCGCAGATTCCCGCACCCTTCACGATTGTTGAGCACCCGGCACCCGAGGGGATCCACCCCGACCTGCCGGGAGGGCGTATTGCTCAGCACCTATCTTTCTCGTGACGCGGCGCGCAGCCTTCGGCTCGGAGCTTCCTGGGTTCCGCGCGAAGGCATCCTGTCCATGGACGGCACCCCTGCGCTGGGGGAGCCGGTGCAGCTGCGCGACGAGGACGGACAGGTGCTGGGGCTCGCCGACCTGGACCTCGAGTCCTCGTACACGGTGCGGCGGCTGGGGCTGCCCGAGGAGGCGGCCGAGGGGCTCGTCCCCCGCCACCTGCGCCAGGCGCTCGAGCGCCGCGCGCGCCTCGTGGACGACCCGCGCTTCTGCCGCCTCGTGAACGACGACGGGGACGGGCTGCCCGGCCTCACCATCGACCGCTACGACACCCACTTCGTGGTGCAGACCTTCACCCGCGCCATGGACGCGCGGGTGCAGGAGATCAGCCGCGCCCTGGTGGAGGTGGCCGGCGCGAGCTCGGTGCTGCTGCGCAACGACAGCCCGCGCCGCAAGGGCCTGGGGCTGCCCTCGCAGCGCCCGCACGTGCTCTACGGCAGCCCGCCGCGCTGGTGCCGCATGCTCGAGCTCGGGGCACGCTTCACCGTGGACCTCTCCTACGGGCGGCGCACCGGCTACCACTACGATCAGCGCGAGCTGCGCCGCTTCCTCGGGCGCATGGCCCAGGGCGCACGCGTGTTCGACCCCTGCTGCACCACCGGCGGCCTCTTCGTGCACGCGGGCCTGCACGGCGCGCGCAGCGTGCGCGCCTTCGAGGCGAACGCGGACGCGGCGGAGCTCGCGCGCGAGAACGCGGAGGCCAACGGCCTGTCGGGCCGCGCCAAGGTCGAGCAGGGCGAGAGCCTCAAGGTGCTGCAGGCCAACCGCGAGACCTTCGACCTGGTGCTCCTGGACACCCCGGACGCGCGCACCGACGAGGCCTTCATCGAGCGCGTGCGCCTGGGCCTGCGCGCCACGCGGCGCGGCGGCCGGCTCGCGGTGGTGGGCTACCACCCGCCCCTGAGCGCGGGCACCTTCGACCGCCACGTGACGGTGGCGTGCGAGCAGGAGCAGCGCATCGCGTTCCGGCTCGGGCGCTTCGGCCTGCCGCCGGACCACCCCACCCCGGTGGGCTCGCCCACGGCCGAGTACCTCGAGGCCGTGGCGCTCGAGGTGAACTAGCGCTCCGAAGCCGCGCCCGCGGCGCGCGCTGCGACCTCGCGCCGCAGCGCGCGCAGCACCTCGGGCAGCGAGCTGCGGTTGGCGCGGTTCACGATCCAGCGGGGCACCGAGCCGCCCGGGTCCGTGTACAGCGAGTAGGTCACCCGCGTGCGCGCCCCGCCGTCCATGGGCTCGAGCAGCCAGAAGCCATCGTTGAGGTGGATGCGCACGATGCCGGGCGTGGGCGGCGGCCCCAGCTCGCTCGCGGTCCAGCGCGCCTTGAGGTAGCCGCGCCCCTCCTGCCAGTCCGACTCGTCCGTGATGCGCACCGTCACGTCCCGCCGGTCCGCGAGCGGCGCCTTGATCACGTTGTAGAGGAGGATGACCTTGCCGTCCGCCTCGCTGGCGAGCACGCGGGCGACCTCCACGTACGGAGAGCTCTTCGGCTGGTTCGCGTAGTCGCGCACCACCTGCCAGACCGCGAGGGGCGGCGCATCGACCATCCCCACCGCGCGCACCTCGGACACGCTGCTCTCGGCGCGCTCGCGGGCGTAGACGCGGATGCCGTCCACCTCCGTCACGGCCTCCCAGGCGGCAGGGGGGGAGGCAGGGCCCGCCCCCAGGGCAAGGAGCACGACGAGCGAGACGGACGCAGCGGAAATCATCGCCGCCATTCTAGCCGGAAGGTGGGCTAGTGTCCGCCGCCGCAATGGCGACCGAAACCCAGAACGAAGAGACCTCCGCCTCCGTCGAGCACGTCCGCAAGGTGTACGCGAAGGACCTGCGCGAGAAGGACCGCGTCCACACCGTGTTCCGCGTGACCCAGAAGGCGCGCGTCACCGCCCGCTCGGGCAAGGTGTTCCTCAGCGCCGTGCTCGCCGACAAGAGCGGCGAGGTGGACGCCCGCGTCTTCGAGCGCGCCGAAGAGCTGGATGCCGCCTTCGCCTCCGGCGACTACCTGCTCGTCGAGGGCAACGTCATCGCCTTCCACGGCAAGCCGCAGGTGGTGATCGAGAAGCTCGAGAAGCTGGACCCCGAGCCGCTGGACCCCAAGGAGTTCGAGCCCCCGCCCGCGCCTCCGGCCCCGGCCGCTCCCGCGCAGGCCGCCGCCGCCTCCTCCGCCGAGCCCGCGGCCCCGCGCAGCGGTGGCGAGGGCGCGGGCGGCGCGCGCTCGGTGGGACAGATCCGCGAGATCGTGGAGCAGCGCATCCAGGACCCGCACGTGAAGGCGCTGCTGCTCGCCTTCCTGGACGATTCCGAGATCGCCGCCCTCCTGCCCCAGGCGCCGGCCGCCAAGGGCATCCACCACGCCTACCGCGGCGGGCTCGCGGATCACCTGCTCTCCGTGATGCGCCTCACCCTGCGGGTCGCGGACCACTACCCCATGGCGGACCGCGACCTGCTGCTCGCCGGCGCGCTCCTGCACGACGTGATGAAGGTGAAGGAGATCTCGTCCGCCAAGGGCTTCGACTACACCGACGAGGGCCGCCTCGTGGGCCACCTGGTGATGACCGCGCAGAAGATCCGCGAGAAGACCCTGCAGCTGCCCGGCTTCCCGCCCCTGCTCGAGCAGCACCTCACCCACCTCGTGCTCGCCCACCACGGCCAGCTCGAGTACGGCTCGCCCAAGCTGCCCCTCACCCTCGAGGCGCACATCGTCCACGCGCTGGACTCGCTCGACTCGCGCATCGCCTCGTGGACCGAGGCCATGGCGCGCGACCCCAACGAGCGCTGGACCGAGCCGCTGCGCCACTACGATCGCTCGCTCTGGAAGGGCCCCGTGCCCACCGTGCGCGGCAAGGCGCCCGTGGAGAGCCGCCGCAACAAGCAGCGCGACGGAGAGCCGCGCCGCAAGGGCAAGGGCGCGCAGCAGCAGCAGCCCCAGGCCGCGGCGCCGGCAGCCACGCCCACCGAGGGAGGCGCGCCGTCCGCGGCCGCCCCCGCCGCGCGCGAGGAGCGCCCGCCGCGCCGCGAGCGTCCGCCCCGTGAGGACCGCGGCCCGCGCGAGGACCGCGGCCCGCGCGAGCCGCGCCCGCCGCGCGGCGACAAGCCGGCGAGTGCGCCGAAGGAGCTGACCTTCAAGCCCTTCAGCGCGCTGACGGGCGACCTGCAGGCCCCGAAGCCGGCGCAGGAGGCCCCCGCGGCCTCCGAGCCTGCGCAGGGCACCGAGCCGGGCTCCGGCGAGTAGCACTCCCGCGCCCGCCCCGCCCTCGTCCCGCTCGGACGAGGGCGTGGTGGCGCCCCGCTCAGGCCTTGCTCGCCCCGCTGCGCGAAGCCGCTGGCGGAGACACCGGCGCCGCCGTACCCGCGCCAGCCGCCGGCTCGGGCACCAGGGGCGTCACCTCGATCAAGGCCACGCACACCAGCCAGACCGCGAGCGTCGCGGCCATGTTGTACGCCTGGCGATCCGTGAGCCCCTGCGGCCGCGACTGCGGGAACGCGATCAGGATGACGGCCGGGAGCACCAGCGCTGCGAGCATCCGCAGCGCGTGAAGCCGGCTGCGCGAGGCGCTGAGCATCTGGATCCACAGCACCACGCCGGCGAGCAGCAGGATGACCTTCAGGTACTCCGAGGGCGCGAGGTCCGTCAGCACGCCCATGTTCGCGCCGAGCAGGGCTCCGAAGAAGAGCCCCAGCCCATTCACGTACGACTGCTTCTGCTCCCGCGTCTGCCTGAACATGCGAAGTTCGCCCCCTCGTCGAGTGCCCTGGCGCTCAGGCCCGCAGCCGCTGCGCCCAGATGCTCAGCTCCGTGAATACCCCGAGGGGCGTACTGAGCCACACGTTGTGGTGGAGCACGAGCAGCCAGCACACGAGCACCACCGTCAGGAGGACGCGCGCGGGAGTGCGGCGCTCCGCCACGGTCGCCGCGAGCGGCACCAGC
Encoded here:
- a CDS encoding NAD(P)/FAD-dependent oxidoreductase, giving the protein MTYRVNNIGLWLDEPESSLGDKAAEKLGVSRSDLASVRVVRSVLDARKKNSPRYIYTLEVALAPGKRPARLPPDVGEAPAAPEKPLPVKEPERLPIIIGTGPAGLFCALGLLERGVRSILLERGREVVQRRKDVAKIMRDGTHDPESNMSFGEGGAGAYTDGKLSTRINHPMVRKVIETFAQYGAPDHILVEGKPHIGSDLLPGAVARIRDMLIAGGCQVLFEHKVEDLLYKDGRVAGVRLVDGRTLESDRVILAPGNSARDLFERFAKDGRVSVEPKPFALGFRAEHPQGLINSIQYGTAAKNPKLPPADYKLAENLEVDGEVRGIYSFCMCPGGIVVPTPTEEGMQVTNGMSNSRRNAKFANAGIVVSVSVADYAREGFHGPLAGIEFQRHWERKAYELGGGRYFAPAQTIPDYLAGRVKKDPGDTSYRPGLAHVDLNRLFPARITQSIKVALKAFDRRMRGFISEEGKLIGIESRTSTPLRITRGEDLHSVSLRGLYPSGEGCGYAGGIVSSAIDGLRIAEQIATELGG
- a CDS encoding 3'-5' exoribonuclease YhaM family protein; its protein translation is MATETQNEETSASVEHVRKVYAKDLREKDRVHTVFRVTQKARVTARSGKVFLSAVLADKSGEVDARVFERAEELDAAFASGDYLLVEGNVIAFHGKPQVVIEKLEKLDPEPLDPKEFEPPPAPPAPAAPAQAAAASSAEPAAPRSGGEGAGGARSVGQIREIVEQRIQDPHVKALLLAFLDDSEIAALLPQAPAAKGIHHAYRGGLADHLLSVMRLTLRVADHYPMADRDLLLAGALLHDVMKVKEISSAKGFDYTDEGRLVGHLVMTAQKIREKTLQLPGFPPLLEQHLTHLVLAHHGQLEYGSPKLPLTLEAHIVHALDSLDSRIASWTEAMARDPNERWTEPLRHYDRSLWKGPVPTVRGKAPVESRRNKQRDGEPRRKGKGAQQQQPQAAAPAATPTEGGAPSAAAPAAREERPPRRERPPREDRGPREDRGPREPRPPRGDKPASAPKELTFKPFSALTGDLQAPKPAQEAPAASEPAQGTEPGSGE
- a CDS encoding class I SAM-dependent rRNA methyltransferase, with amino-acid sequence MLSTYLSRDAARSLRLGASWVPREGILSMDGTPALGEPVQLRDEDGQVLGLADLDLESSYTVRRLGLPEEAAEGLVPRHLRQALERRARLVDDPRFCRLVNDDGDGLPGLTIDRYDTHFVVQTFTRAMDARVQEISRALVEVAGASSVLLRNDSPRRKGLGLPSQRPHVLYGSPPRWCRMLELGARFTVDLSYGRRTGYHYDQRELRRFLGRMAQGARVFDPCCTTGGLFVHAGLHGARSVRAFEANADAAELARENAEANGLSGRAKVEQGESLKVLQANRETFDLVLLDTPDARTDEAFIERVRLGLRATRRGGRLAVVGYHPPLSAGTFDRHVTVACEQEQRIAFRLGRFGLPPDHPTPVGSPTAEYLEAVALEVN
- a CDS encoding START domain-containing protein, whose product is MISAASVSLVVLLALGAGPASPPAAWEAVTEVDGIRVYARERAESSVSEVRAVGMVDAPPLAVWQVVRDYANQPKSSPYVEVARVLASEADGKVILLYNVIKAPLADRRDVTVRITDESDWQEGRGYLKARWTASELGPPPTPGIVRIHLNDGFWLLEPMDGGARTRVTYSLYTDPGGSVPRWIVNRANRSSLPEVLRALRREVAARAAGAASER